In the candidate division KSB1 bacterium genome, one interval contains:
- a CDS encoding 3-isopropylmalate dehydratase large subunit codes for MGKTFAEKILGRKAGRPVTAGEIVEVVPDYAMSHDNTAAIAKTFASIGVERLYDPELHVIILDHASPPPNEKFAENHREVREFVKKHGIRNFFDVHRGVCHQVMLEEGFALPGLLIVGSDSHSTTYGAVGAFGTGIGRSEMAVIMATGRIWLRVPETIRVLFRGVPPMGVYPKDLMLYAIGKIGAEGANYMAVEFAGEAVANMDMAGRIVLANMAVEMGAKTGYVEPDEVTLAYVRPRARREFEVVRSDPDAPFAQVHELEVRDLEPQVACPHSVDNVKPVSEVAGTRVDQVFFGSCTNARLEDFAVVARILRGKKIHPDVRMLVVPASQQVYLDALRAGYLEILAEAGAVILNANCGPCMGSHQGIPARGEVSLSTSNRNFKGRQGNREAEIYLCSPATAAASAIRGVITDPREFL; via the coding sequence ATGGGCAAGACGTTTGCCGAGAAGATCCTCGGAAGAAAGGCGGGACGACCCGTGACGGCCGGCGAGATCGTCGAGGTCGTGCCTGACTACGCCATGTCCCACGACAATACGGCCGCCATCGCGAAAACCTTCGCGTCGATCGGGGTGGAACGGCTCTACGATCCGGAACTCCACGTAATCATCCTCGACCACGCTTCTCCTCCTCCCAACGAGAAGTTCGCCGAGAATCACCGTGAAGTGCGCGAGTTCGTGAAAAAGCACGGGATTCGGAATTTCTTCGACGTCCATCGCGGCGTTTGCCACCAGGTCATGCTGGAAGAGGGGTTTGCTCTCCCGGGTCTCCTTATCGTGGGCTCGGACAGCCACAGCACCACCTACGGGGCCGTCGGGGCGTTTGGAACCGGAATTGGTCGCTCGGAAATGGCCGTGATTATGGCCACCGGTCGCATTTGGCTAAGGGTACCCGAAACGATACGAGTCCTCTTTCGCGGCGTGCCGCCCATGGGTGTGTACCCCAAGGACCTGATGCTGTACGCCATCGGGAAGATCGGCGCGGAAGGGGCCAACTACATGGCCGTGGAGTTCGCAGGCGAGGCGGTGGCCAATATGGACATGGCCGGTCGGATTGTCCTGGCCAATATGGCCGTGGAGATGGGGGCGAAGACGGGTTACGTGGAGCCGGACGAGGTGACCCTTGCGTACGTGCGTCCGAGGGCGAGGCGAGAGTTCGAAGTGGTCCGCTCAGACCCGGATGCCCCGTTTGCGCAAGTTCACGAGCTTGAGGTGCGCGATCTTGAACCGCAGGTGGCCTGCCCCCACTCGGTCGACAACGTCAAGCCCGTGTCAGAAGTAGCCGGGACGCGTGTCGATCAGGTGTTCTTCGGGTCCTGCACAAACGCACGGCTTGAGGATTTCGCTGTTGTCGCACGCATTCTGAGAGGGAAGAAAATTCATCCCGACGTGCGGATGCTGGTGGTGCCGGCTTCGCAGCAGGTCTATTTGGATGCGCTCCGCGCCGGCTACCTCGAGATCCTGGCGGAGGCTGGAGCGGTCATCCTCAATGCGAATTGTGGCCCCTGCATGGGCAGTCATCAGGGCATCCCCGCCCGGGGCGAAGTCAGTTTGAGCACTTCCAACCGGAATTTCAAGGGCCGGCAGGGAAACCGCGAAGCAGAGATCTACCTTTGCAGCCCCGCTACGGCCGCAGCCTCGGCGATTCGCGGGGTCATTACGGATCCGCGCGAGTTCCTCTGA